Proteins from one Streptomyces sp. NBC_00390 genomic window:
- a CDS encoding LLM class F420-dependent oxidoreductase gives MDLRIFTEPQQGASYETLLTVAKATEDLGFDAFFRSDHYLSMGSSDGLPGPTDAWITLAGLARETKRIRLGTLMTAGTFRFPGVLAIQVAQVDRMSGGRVELGLGAGWFADEHRAYGIPFPAERFGRLEEQLAIVTGLWATEAGKTFSYKGQHYQLTDSPALPKPAQAKVPVLIGGHGARRTPRLAAQYADEFNIPFASIEDSERQFGRVRAATQATGRAADELVYSNALVVCVGKDDAEVARRAAAIGRDVDELKTNGLAGSPAEVVDKIGRYAAIGSSRIYLQVLDLGDLDHLELISSQVQSQLG, from the coding sequence ATGGATCTTCGAATCTTCACCGAGCCCCAGCAAGGGGCGAGCTACGAGACCCTGCTGACCGTTGCCAAGGCCACCGAGGATCTCGGCTTCGACGCGTTCTTCCGCTCCGACCATTACCTGAGCATGGGCTCGTCCGACGGGCTGCCCGGCCCGACGGACGCCTGGATCACCCTGGCCGGGCTGGCGCGCGAGACCAAGCGCATCCGCCTCGGCACCCTGATGACCGCGGGGACGTTCCGGTTCCCGGGTGTGCTGGCCATCCAGGTCGCCCAGGTCGACCGGATGTCGGGCGGCCGCGTCGAACTGGGCCTCGGCGCAGGCTGGTTCGCCGACGAGCACCGGGCCTACGGCATCCCCTTCCCCGCGGAGAGGTTCGGACGCCTGGAGGAGCAGCTCGCGATCGTCACCGGACTGTGGGCCACGGAGGCGGGCAAGACCTTCTCGTACAAGGGGCAGCACTATCAGCTGACCGACTCACCCGCACTGCCCAAGCCCGCCCAGGCCAAGGTGCCCGTGCTGATCGGCGGCCACGGGGCCAGGCGCACTCCCCGCCTTGCCGCGCAGTACGCCGACGAGTTCAACATTCCGTTCGCGTCGATCGAGGACAGCGAGCGTCAGTTCGGCCGGGTCCGCGCCGCCACCCAGGCCACCGGACGGGCCGCCGACGAACTGGTGTACTCCAACGCGCTGGTGGTGTGCGTGGGCAAGGACGATGCCGAGGTGGCGCGCCGGGCCGCTGCCATCGGCCGTGATGTGGACGAACTGAAGACCAACGGCCTGGCGGGATCACCGGCCGAAGTCGTCGACAAGATCGGCCGCTATGCGGCGATCGGGTCGTCCCGGATCTACCTTCAGGTCCTCGACCTCGGCGATCTCGACCATCTGGAACTGATCTCGTCCCAGGTCCAGTCCCAACTGGGCTGA
- a CDS encoding DUF6099 family protein — protein sequence MDAERLVTLSRDALAHSREVPDIVAEAWQAQALAQAIGSSLALSGPQWLRGEARALSEIGGRACGVLDHPMVRSGGVRAAQLTQVTDAHAALTALHVLLGEVGMALVGVACATDDEALYWQCIEAIDAADESSDRVRGMMRRLAAHQLDRPPDIVRGRAGPERPVAEMDQAAGT from the coding sequence ATGGACGCGGAACGGCTCGTCACGCTCAGCCGTGACGCTCTGGCACACAGCCGAGAGGTGCCGGACATCGTGGCGGAGGCATGGCAGGCCCAGGCGCTTGCCCAGGCGATCGGCAGCAGCCTCGCCCTGAGCGGGCCGCAGTGGCTCAGAGGAGAGGCGCGGGCGCTGAGCGAGATCGGCGGCCGGGCCTGCGGGGTGCTCGACCACCCCATGGTGCGCAGCGGCGGCGTGCGGGCCGCGCAGCTGACCCAGGTGACCGACGCCCATGCCGCGTTGACCGCGCTGCACGTGCTGCTGGGGGAAGTGGGGATGGCGCTGGTCGGGGTCGCCTGCGCCACCGACGACGAGGCGCTGTACTGGCAGTGCATCGAGGCCATAGACGCGGCCGACGAGTCGAGCGACCGGGTGCGCGGCATGATGCGCCGGCTCGCGGCGCACCAGCTGGACCGGCCTCCTGACATCGTGCGCGGCAGAGCCGGCCCCGAACGGCCGGTCGCCGAGATGGACCAGGCCGCCGGCACCTGA
- a CDS encoding nucleotide pyrophosphohydrolase — MTEDEGPGDGVPDVARLQRRLAEFAAARHWEPYHTPKNLAVALSVEASELVEIFQWLTPEQSARVMEKESTAHRVRDEVADVLAYLLQFCEVLGIDALTALSEKIDRNELRFPAK, encoded by the coding sequence GAGGGACCGGGCGACGGTGTACCTGATGTGGCGCGGCTGCAGCGCCGGCTGGCCGAGTTCGCGGCGGCACGGCACTGGGAGCCGTACCACACGCCCAAGAATCTCGCGGTGGCGCTGAGCGTCGAGGCTTCCGAACTGGTGGAGATCTTCCAGTGGTTGACGCCCGAGCAATCGGCGCGGGTGATGGAGAAGGAGAGCACGGCGCACCGGGTGCGCGACGAAGTCGCGGATGTGCTGGCGTACCTCCTCCAGTTCTGCGAAGTGCTGGGGATCGATGCGCTGACGGCGCTCTCCGAGAAGATCGACCGGAACGAACTGCGCTTTCCGGCGAAGTGA